A segment of the Epinephelus fuscoguttatus linkage group LG23, E.fuscoguttatus.final_Chr_v1 genome:
AGAAGTCAGAAGTTGCTCTGACCTCAGAAATCCTGGTGAATCCAGCCAGCTTACTGGTATCCCAGGGCAACaggaagcaaacaaacaaaaaaaaaaaaaaacagctacgGTCCGTCCTGGGTTCTGTTCTACTGGCCAGTGCATGCAGGGACGAGGGGCGACGGGAGGCAGGGCTGAGGTGCCCGAGTCTGACTGTGGGTACATATATGTGCGTCCGTAAGCCAACAATCAAGATTGAGTGACTGCGAGTAAATCCAGAGGTCAGAATCCAGTCGACTGAATCTTGGGTTCTGCTGGACTTCCCTCTTTGCCTGGTTGGGTTCAAGAAAAAAGGGAGATATTATTTGGTGTAAAAAGCAACTCAAACTGATCGTCAGCCATTGTTTTAAGGTTTGAGATGCAATTTCAGGGTCCCCCTCACCGTCTCCTGAGCCACGATCCAAAGATGGTGTTCTAGAGACGGTTGCCGAGTGACACTGTTGGTCCTCTGACTCCTGATTGACAAAAGGCTCTCTGAGGGTTTTCAAAAGCTTGTGATGGGACTTTTCTATTTCCTGTAAAGGGGTGAAGATGCAGAAAATTACACAGGTAGAACAATGAGTGTAATTATACTAAAAGGTGAGAGGAGAAAGGGGGACTTTAAACTTAGACTAGTCGGAACTAGtcgaaaaattaaaaataaaagacgcTAAAATAGTCGAAATTGAGCACAATTGTGacaaaatgtgacactttctaatgtcacaatggagggacaactacgcaggttgataacagcgctgctcatcgtggactatattgctgtcattgttcattttagtcaaaccatacagtttgaaaacgaggcgcggctccaactagagaacaatgttttgatgcattggatgtgctgaagcCCCTCTCTCGTTTAACCTAGTAAGAAAACATGGAGTGGGCGTGAGCGTGTGTGAGGCTCAGACATACTTCCTGGAACAATGTCCGTTTGTACCAGTCACTCACACGCGGTTCCATATATTGATTCAGAGAGCCGCATGtgagtttgtgcatgtgtgtaaaagagaaagagactgCCAGGGAGAGCAGCTGATGATCAGAACCGCCGGTTAGTTTTGCATACTGAGCCAATCTCACCCGTTTCCCTCTTGATATCTTAATAATAAGCTTACCAACTAGTAATTCTGTTAACGACTAGCGAGGGTGGAAACGTTTAATCAACTAATCAAGTAATCACGCACATCCCTCGTCCTCTTCCTGTTGTAAACGTAGTGGGTTAAATACGATAATATCCTGCTGCTTAGAAATGTTTGAGCCAGTCTGTTGCttgttgtcgttgttgttgttttaatagAATGGACAAAACCTCTTCACCATGAAGGCATTAGTGGTgtcacaacagaaaaaaagacatatacCCTGTAGTATAatccatttgaaaaaaaaagtaacattcAAGTGTTATTCTACACTCacactcatttatttatgaCTCGATGATAAATGCTGCATTAGTTACAGTCCACTCTAAGGCTGCAGTGTTAGCTTCCCTTCCATGAAAGCTGATCCTAGTGATGGCTgaatgaggcctcatgaaccactgtctttattttctgaagccaccagatggcgctgtctgctcaacaaaggtttgaaagcacacttcattgccagtccttcagcctttatctttaaaccaagagcaccatctggtggggtcagaaaataaagaaagtcgttcatgaagcttcatttggccatcactactgatCCCTGCTGttagcttcattttttaaaaatttaacacATACAGCGCAGAAGGAAGGGTACTGCTAGCTGATCTAGCACTACTGAACTAGCTTAAGTAACAGCTCATCAGATAAGGACgccatttatgtttttgtgtgctgACAGGAGCACGAGTATCTTGGTTTCTGAGCAGTATCACAGTTTTGGTAGAAAGTAGACCTGTGCTGGTTTGGAAATTTTCCAACgggtttgatttaaagccaaatatctaaccgaACCGATATATCAAATTATATTCCTAATTTTACCACTAGGGGTCGCATTTGAACTacttttcccaataaaagcccattataggtgtaacacgcttccaatccactaggtggcagtaatgctgtattaaccgccaatacacacaaggttacacaagaagaagacgACGCAGAAGGACACCAAGGAACTTTCCTCcgactccgctctctcagtggagacacggcggttgagagggccgagtgagaggacgttcctgtcgTAGTTccagccccccaaatagtaccaggaacttcttcagtggaaatgggttactatggcaacaaactgaatgactgctgactccctCGCACTTTCCCCCGCCCCCAGTGAAATTTGATctcttgcagcagcagcagacagctgagcggAGCAGAGCTGTGGAGTCCCTCCgaagcctctgagacaaactaaacaaaacacttgtaggctcctccacttcatttataaacaaacttaaaccttattaagttgtcataatgcatgttacaatgcaagataagttgaatatagtcccttgacacGCCGCCGatgtgaaaagctttttttttcctcctccggTTTATCCGGTTGGCACAAGCCtattagaaagaaaatagttccgacatgaaactgctcacaacaaggtctgcggactatcttgagtaacagggtCCTGATTTCAACATTGgagagaagtcagacatctcTGCGGCCGATGTCTCTAAcattcggcaactcacaccaaaacaatctagcttgataaaaagcactacaggcaagtggacaaacatgcatttttgattttggggtgaacttgTCCCTTTAACACAAACTCACCTTCAGCTGCCGCAACTTGCTCGTTAACCCCTCAATCGTGAGGAAAATCTCATCTACATTTTTGATCACGTGGCTCTGGTGCCCAGCCTGTGACTGGCCGgtttcctcttcctgttccGGTTGCATAGCCTCTGATTGACTGGATTCTGGACCACAGGTGGGCGTTTCCTCCTCTGGCTGCGTCTGTGGTGATATCACTTCCTCCAGAGGTTGTGGGAAGTGGCTGGCGGTGGGGGTAGGAGGGTCATTGAGGTCATCAGTGGTGGTCTCTCCCTGCTCTGTAGGCATTACCAAGTAGAAAGTGTTCCCTAGAGTGCAGAAAGTGTGGGGGTGAGTCATTTCAGGGCAAAATCAACACTAGCTCTAAGATTGCAGATTATGTTCTTTATCTATTACCTTGATGAATATTATACATGGAAAAATACACATGTAGATGAAAGGATGCACAGCACTTCACCAGTTTATTCATCATTACCCTGCGTAGTGGCCTCGCCTCTCGGCTTGGACGACTGGTCGGAGGGGAGGGtgacatcagcagtgatgtcGTCAgggacagaggaagaagaagaaggaccCGCAACCACAGCTATAGCACAGAGGATAGACGTGtggaggtgtttgtgtgtgaaggaAAGAAGAGTGAAAAGGAGTGAGGATAGATGTCGATGTAGGAGCCAAGTGTAAGATCAGTGTGTTGTGAAAAGCAggcagacaaaaagaaaatgagaagatAAAGTGTGtgagaaacaaaataatgaatcaCAGAGTGCAGAGAAAACATGCAGAGGAAGGCTGCCACCAAGATTTTATCCAAACAACAGACGGAAAGCAGTCAGCTGAATTCACTTTTGGTTCAGTCAACGCCAAATTAGGTCTTTTAATTTGTAATTATCTGAGAATTGAATGAACTCAGAGTGCTCAGCCAGCACTGCCGAAGAATTTAAGATGATCATCTCAGAAAAGTTTCCTTCCTCTGATCCGTTACCTTTCCGTACGACCTGAATGCTGGGTTGCTCTGCTTCTGGGGGCGGGACCTCTTCAGGGTCTGCCTCCCATTCGTTGGTGCTGAAGTTGAGGACGGTCTCCAGAGACTCTGGCCGCTGTCTCTCAGTGAACGAGCTCCTTTCGTTTGCCGTCTCGTTGGTGGGCGTGTCGTCTGAGTCGTGGCTCCAACCGTCCTCTTCCAAATCTCGTAGTATGAGCTGCCTTAGTGTTTCAACTGTAGAggcaagaaaacaacaacaaaaataaataaacaaaaaaaggacaaactACAATTATcgccttgtggttgtatgcctccgcgcACCAGTCAAGCTGCACTTGCagttacattcatgtctgtaaaaacatggatgcttcacacacagaagacacAAAGAAGATCAATACACAGTTTAAatgtggacacccaagattagtgtcaacAATCCAGTATCTGATCAACTGtccctgagatatgacgttgagtaatgggcagaaaagtgtttttgcagttcATGACGTCACAGTAAAGATGACCTTTCACTTTTTGgatatataaaatgtcattacttgATATTTTCGTGGTATAAGACACATTTGTCATAAtaatgtatgaattcttgagatttttaaacaaaacaagaattcatacactaattacaACATTTCCAAACAATggccaaaacatatttttttagtggtcacagtgaccttgacatttggcCACCAAATTCTAACCAGTTCCTCGTTTCGTCCgaatggacatttgtgccaaagtcgaaaaaattctctcaaggcgttcatgagatatcgtgttcacaagaatggtaTGGACAGAGATATGTACGAACGgacaactagggctgccccgacagttgaccaaatgttagtcgaccagaaaggtcattagtcagcgagatttcattggttgcttagtcgcagaaaaaaagacaaaaatgtgaaattctattaggagctgcgccttgtcaaaattgATCAaaacctgcggttattccacaggctagttaataacacgtcaggcaggaaatccaaagtgtgggatcattttgagaaggtgaaggacgaacccaaggtgatatgtaaactcatcttcattggtcgactacaaacatgacgtatcatctgaaacatggaagtagctacatgcccattagcccacagcgtcattaacaggcggctcgctcagtgtgtgacgtgcacttgtagataaaatataggcctatattaatgaaggttcattagtacggttttgtatttctctgtaatgtagcacagtgttaacagtgttactgatactattctttctcacaccttcaactcaaaccattgtgttgccccgcccaaaatatatgaTCTAATAATATGGTAAACATGCAGGCGCCTAGTCGACTAATGACTCTAAATGACGACTAGTGGTCGACTAGAAAAATTCTTAAGTAAGGGGCAGCCCTATGGGCAACCCAAAAAAAATATGGATTAAATTACACCTGTTACACTACAGGTTATTAACCCATGAAGACCAATATGACATTTACATGTTAACCATCAAATTCAAAACACTAAATAAGTTTAACCTCCAACACTTTGCAGAAGTGACACAAATGTGTTTGATATCTCACCGTCTTGTAAAGCGGCCTCTGCCACACCAACTGGTTTTCTGTCCCCACAGAGGAAAGCTCCTGATTGGTCCGTAGGTGTGTTTGCTGAGAGCTCTATGTCGTCGTTGGAAGAATGAGGCTCCATGGAATCTGACTGCTCCGTCATGGAGTTGTCTGGAATCAGAGGTTTTGTTTAATGACTTAGCCAAAAAGATCTATTTTGTATCAGAAATATTGGCAGACAGTTTACATATTAAGAGCTGATGTTTATAATGTGGTTATTACCTGCATAGACATTGCTGCCAGTTGACACTGGGGATGCACTGCGCAGACTGGGGGAACTACTGAAAAAATACGCACGGTGGTGAGAATAAATGCATAGAGAGAAGTAcatgagaaaatgaaaacatctaATTAAGGCTCgggtatattttaaaaaattaaaataccaGTACCCTAAAAGTTACCCATAATGTTAATGGACTGTAGTAAAGCCATACTTTAGAACGTTTTAGTGGCATCTCAGCACGCTTAAGTGCTCACTCTGTCAACTACTCCGCACTCGACTTCACCACAACACCGATTATATGGGTTATAACTGCTGCTGCGGGAGTGTAAGCTCTTTGCCAGGGACAGTTAAGAGTccactgtaactataaaatgaaaggatgttttgctgcctctcacagcagctgtagtctgagaaaaaataacttgattccttgggccgactgccggcgacttttaaggtggaatgtttacttgtaaagttactcagtgcatgagttaaaggcgtgaatccatcagcacacctgaaatttcactgtgacaagtttgaccatcactttagtttttatatgacatacacttttagtaatgagtggatcttcaagcatttaaaaatatgtattaatttcGATGGGATtatatcccaatcctcacttggaggaaaaaaaaagcattgtggagcgtcgttcctgtgggctccggcaacactaaaaccctgagcttgcctgagaaggactaaatgcacaaacctgctatttttaaatatcctatggagagagactctcactgcagcctgttttattttgttctgaaaatgtcaccgtgcagcctcattctgtggacgataaatgaggtgtagactgataaaggaggaaatacagtgagtgctggacggagcagtgagtgacaacaaccccacccacatttaagggtactgtttgtggtggaaaccctagggtctaggtaccatgtctgaagggttacttctggttccaaaggtaccatactgaaagtgtttggaaGCAGGGCTAAAGTGAGAAGGctgactgttagcatcacacagctaacatcACCTAATGGTTATTAACAGGTTtgatgttagccactgctgctaTGTAAGCTTGTGCTAACTGACTGATCACtgagaggagagcagctcttgggacagcagcaacagaaatttTGCTGATCCAGCAAAGAGTCGGGATGGTCCCAGATAAAGCCCTGGCGCAAAGAGGATGTaatgcaggtattgtttgactggagacaTTTTGATACTACTTGGGTTATTGTGGTGAATACCTTACAGGATTCCAGAGCCAATAACCAACCCTACATCCACAAGTGTCTTAACAGTAACCTTCTGCCAAAGGATTCCTAACATGTCgctgtgtttattattcatAGACACAAGATTTACTCACGATAAAGGCATGGATCCATGATTGATCAGGGGTGACGAACCACCAGCCGATGAGATGGTCTTTTCAAGTGAATCTTTccagctgaaaaacaaaaacacaagtttctggaggctgaagaagagcatggaTGTTGGGTGAGTCTTCCTACCAGTTACAGAAAAGACCTTACGTGTTTTTCTCTGATGACGTCCCAGCCACCAGCTCATagatctgcctctctgtggtgCTGATGATGTAGAGGGCTCTGTTGTCTGGAGAGAAATCACAACATTAGATGCACATTTGATCACCAGACAAGCAGGAGAGAAATTAAGTGCTGCACAGTCCTACCTGTAGCCACCGAGCGGACCAGCAGAGAGTCCAGCTTCACAAGAGGGCTGAAGGAGGTCTTGCTGTCTCCGCTGCCTCCACCCAGCCAGCGGGATGGATACTTAAGCTGTAGCCGGTCGTCTGGGCCCCTCTGTAGAAGGACCAGgcagtctgacagcagcagcgcTTGAATCTCTGATGGAGGGATACGGAGACATGCGATTAAGAGGTATGAAACCAAACCGATGAGACTGTATGTATTTACACAAAGGTACTGACCGATCTGCTTGTCTTTGCTGACTTTCCACGTAAGAGGACCTTCATGAATCATTCTCTTGGTGGTGAGGTCCAGACTCTGTGAGAGACAAAAGTAAGCATACAAATTTTGGTCATCGCAATATGAACAATCTAAACCAGAAGAAAAGGACACAAAAAAGCTTAGCCAGCATAAACGATTCAACTACCTTGAATACAGGGGCAGCGTCCAGCCTGCGTTGGTATTGGCTGAGGCGTTGCCGTTGTTCTGTTTCACCGACAACCTCGTTAACGACCTGCAGTATCCCTCGGCAACAAGCCTGGGCGCGCTGAAGTGAGGGGAGGTCCGACGAACCAGCTAAACGAAAAAACAAGAATATTAAAAATCGCACTTTCTTGGCATTTGGTTTTCCTGTTCTTTTACAACACGTCTCTTGATTTCtcaccctctgtgtgtttaatgatgttGTCCAGCAGCAGGGGGTACTTAGTAAGTCTCTGCATCTCTGACACCAGCAGGTCTTTGAGCTGCAGCCTCCGACAGTGAGGACTCGCTTCGCACTCCTGGACAAATGTCAAACACGCATTAGAGCACGTGTGTGAATTCTGCAGATCCTTCATTGTCTTTTAATCTACATGGTGAATCATAGACACGGTGACATAAAAACCAATACCAACTACAGTCTAAAAAGTCACTCTTACATATTTATGaaacaatctttttttaaaaattattttttgggttttaatgacaggacagttcACACAGCGTCAAGGGggaagagaggggggatgacatgcagcaaagagccacaaGCTGGAATTGAACTTGCAGCCTCTGTGCATGGGGCACCCGCTCTCAGAGTATTTTAATCTCCTATGACACCGCTTGCAAATCACATGTGTTATATCCAAgtccttcttttctttccttctatattaaaaaaaaatcccaaataagtCCAGACGTTTGATTCAAACACAGATggcacatttctgatttctttctccggtgcctccatgtttgttttgataAACTTCCTGTCAAATGCTGCTGACTGGgtcctctgctgacctcaccaggtataacaaaaacatcagcaccatctagtggactgaaaaagcaactgattttattattgtagTACCAAAAGTTACATCAAAATACGTATTTGCAAAAATGACTTACGTTAAAAACATTGATACTTGTCGTCCATGTATTGATACAGTAACATGATACTATGCTGTACTGATTTTGCCCCCATGAATTTAagttttcacataaaaaaacaaacatctttaaaaaaaaccaccACATCTAAAGCCATTCACAACACATGTATAATTCCCTCTCCAATACCTATTGTACATTGCTGGGAAGACATCAACAAACTTCTCCTTCAACCAGCTGCATTTATTCAAGTTTATctccaaaattacatttgaacacaccaTTAGGACATTATAATATACCTTCAACCCAATAGTCATATTTGAagaatagagcttgaacgcatcatgaTATAACTCAATGCAACTCTGTTAGCTATTAGTTTCGGCCACTGGCTGCTACctgctaacgttaactagctctcctcaaGCCAATTccaaccaagtggcaacctcctgggctggaaaatgaagcgAACACGTAAGTACGGAAAACTGTatttctttgaatggccacttggcCATTGCGTCGTTTTATCCTGAATGTGTCCTGGGGAAGATATATGTTCATCCCAAGCAAAACTGTTGTGACATTGGAAAGACATCGACCACTGCCATCGGTGGATGTCATCCATTTGTCGATAGCCTGATATCAGTCGATACCGATGTTCAGCCAAtgaatcagtgcatccctaattcAAGCAAGAAACTTGCGTATGCCTGCTGTGATGATGACAAAAATAGACCTATAATAACTACTTACATAAAACTATAAAGTCCTCACTCCTACGCTGACTACAGAAATTACTGGTGTAAGCGATGTCTCCTGGAGCACGCTTGTGTTGAGCAGACGTTTGTGTGTTAGGAACAGAAGTGTGTGCGCATACCTGGATAATGTGAGCGAAGCGAGGGTCTTTACGCTTTTTGTTCTTAATCAGCTCCACGGCCTGAGACTGCTGGCTGCACAGCTGCGACGCGTGTTCCTGAAACTCGTCTCCGGCTGCACCTTCgaactgcaaacacacacaccgctGTTAACATACCAAATATACACGTATGCACATGAACACCTCATTCCTCTTGTAATGTGAAAGAACATGGAAGTGATGGCAGTGATTAGTTCACTCACCCTGGCCAGCATAACGTCCCCGATGTCCTGAACGATGGGAGTTTCTCTTCGCTTCTTCATCGCTTCGCACAGACTTGCTGCAAAGGAGTGACATAAACGCAACATTAAGACTGACATTAAAAGAACCTCAACATCTGTGGTCATCAGTTACATTATTTCAAATAgtaccagtaaaaaaaaatcataccttaaagacataaaaacacaaaaaattgtCCTAGTCTAGTAAAGCAATAATAACATACCATATATTCTCATGTTGGCTCTTTATTAAAGCCCAGAATACATACTGACTCAGTAAAGCTGCAGGCTCATATTGCACATAACAGTCACGACCTTCTCTTAGTATTTGCTtcacttattattatttacctAGCGACATACAGCCCTGAATACATGTTGACTCACATTACAACTCACTTTATTGTGCAAACAGAAAGAGCAGAAAGCAGTGACACTGTTACAAGAGGACAAAGTCACACACAGGAAAGGTCCCTAATTTCCAAAAAAAGCTCACTCTTTAAGTTCCTTTTGAAAATAACCTAAAATGGTCTTGACCATGGAAACAATTTCACATGAATCCACAGCCAAAAAAATTATACTTTTATCTGTAATTACAGcaaatacaaatactgtatgtgcagtCTAAAAGAGACCTGGAAATGatcatgatcacacacacacacacacacacacacacacacagactgaccgTGGAGTTCATAGACTTGGGGCAGGTTGGGGAAGATGCAGGCCAGCTCATCGGAGTTCAGCACAGACCTCATCTTCTGGAAAAATACCTGGTCTAGGACCCTCAAGGTCCGCAGGTGGGACACCTCAGTGGTGAATAGCTCTGATgatgaagagaagagaggaggaaacagggaGTGGTAATCAACACCAGTGTACTGCAAGCTGTCCTCTTAAAACATGTATGACACATATCAAAAGTGATGCCTAAATTTCTTGTTGTAGATTTCACATTAGTTGCCAGAGGACCAATAAAGGTTCAGGGCCAAAAGATAATTACTTCTGTCTAAATTTTAGCTGCAGAAATTTACAAGTCATCCATTTCTTAATAGCAGTGAAGCTCTCAATCAGAGTGCTCACACAGTTAACATTATCTGGCTGAAAGGACAGGTAGATTTGGGTGTCATCAGCGTAAAAGTGTAACGACACTCTCACTTGAAATGACTGATAAATAGTCATGCAGAAATGTTCATACACTTGGGCCTAGCAGGAATCATTAAGTCCATCACTCGTTTTTTCTTCAAAAACTGTAGAAATAACTAAACATAACTCGTCCCTCATTTTTTGCTCCGTGAAGCCGATCTATAGTTTCTCACTTGGCAGGTGGCTCAAGAAGATCATGACCTTTGGTGTCTAAAGTTATGAGTCTGAGCTTGGATAATGACACCTACTcaggcattgtgctgtgtggaTTAGAGACACATGATTTCTAAAATAAAGTTGTCTTACTCCTCTTcgtccttcttcttctccccccAAGATGCCCAGCCCCAATTCACCACTGCTGAAGCTATATTTTCCGCTGTTTGCTGTTAACGCGTGTGCAGAATTTGACTCCTACCATATATGACGGCCTGTCTGTCCACCTCCCTCGGACTGAGTGTGGCAAGGAGCTGCGGGGAAACGGTGTCCTGCCAGTTCTGACCATCGCACACCTCTTCCTCCAGCGCCGCAGCATCGGGCAGCAGGGCCAGCGGTGAGTCCACACTCCTACAGAGTCACGCGCACACATTAACATGGGAGGTGGGCCAACATGTGTATGGACAgacaaagaggaaaacaaacacttttcttaGTAACATGGCTGCTACAGAACAAATCTAACACTACAGGGAGACTTGAAACTAAAAGATGCTGAGAGTTTTGTATGTTGGAAAGAAGTCAGCCATCTTTATTTCTTATTCCCTGCCAGACAGTAACTTAAATCACTGATCATCTATGGGGATGACATTGAAACTCACCTGCGTCTAGACCGAGGGGTGTATGGGGGTGTAGGGTTCTCTAGAGacctgagtttgagagagagtgGAGACAGAGATGCCATGAGGTGAAAAGCTGCACTTCCAGGAGTAGAGTCCCGGGTGTTTGAGATAAAGGGGTGACTTTTGATTCTCTGAAGCTTATGTGATTATTTTATCCCTGCCTAAAGTATCTCAGTATCATCTCTAAGAAATTCCAGACGACACCAAAAGTAATAAAAGCATCTGTGTGAGAACACCCAAAGGAGTCCGGATTTGTGAATCTTTACCGTGCAGAGCTGCTGGATGCAGATGATGACGTGCTGTGCTGCAGTGGCCTGAGGCCTggcccctccctctcctccccacAGTCCTCCATGTCCACATCGCTACGAGAGCGAGGGACAGAATCCGTCCCTGAGACCACGCCCCGCCGGCGGCCTTCTCCCTGAGCCTTCAACGACTCGCTGCGTGCCAGACGCACGGAGATCGTGGGGCTGCAAGACAGAGCGTAGAGAAAACAGACTATCAA
Coding sequences within it:
- the arhgef11 gene encoding rho guanine nucleotide exchange factor 11 isoform X1; this encodes MSLRQPTSTLDRLSSLTIGDSERKSSATQQREPTVDFPAESTGTGLVQRCVVVQKDQLGFGFTVCGERVKLVQNVRPGGAAVKAGVQEGDRIIKVNGSLVSSMSHQEVVKLIKSGTYVALTLQGPPPSAASLPLEPLPTDLTPNQRTSLGGEAPPPPPPPLPSGLSSTPSQRITGPKPLQDPEVQKHATQILRKMLEQEEAELQELMEEQLRNPSSSLGERIESAKRRAHQVRVKIQQDLEGTRSECATSYVIAGEGRLSMDSSEGDNEAFESPHSSPSSSFRTPHHRRQNSDTHTLSDSGGKAQIIGPEEEDEEDDGYAFNEMDGPFQDIELLKTRPAHMAVFMRYVFTQLLDPNPLLFYLSVEAYLGSSPKDARALAPQICSHYLDPDAPLKIKVREEYLTDIESRLHAQEDIRGPLSELQQQVLPDIQYQIQDYRNKQMMGLGSLFGEGDLQQLDGDPVKERQVVDRQVTALWEILSKHEEDRSSPLASAVHLYLRHSGIKLRDSKVFPGLSTEKEKWLAFLKTKKLSGTKKEKDGEDKKRNPILKYIGKPRTTSQSTFHVPLSPTEVRPGSVRNIIQQFENHTETGEEGGDAADPQRLSTSSLGEDSMDSPTISVRLARSESLKAQGEGRRRGVVSGTDSVPRSRSDVDMEDCGEEREGPGLRPLQHSTSSSASSSSARSLENPTPPYTPRSRRRSVDSPLALLPDAAALEEEVCDGQNWQDTVSPQLLATLSPREVDRQAVIYELFTTEVSHLRTLRVLDQVFFQKMRSVLNSDELACIFPNLPQVYELHASLCEAMKKRRETPIVQDIGDVMLARFEGAAGDEFQEHASQLCSQQSQAVELIKNKKRKDPRFAHIIQECEASPHCRRLQLKDLLVSEMQRLTKYPLLLDNIIKHTEAGSSDLPSLQRAQACCRGILQVVNEVVGETEQRQRLSQYQRRLDAAPVFKSLDLTTKRMIHEGPLTWKVSKDKQIEIQALLLSDCLVLLQRGPDDRLQLKYPSRWLGGGSGDSKTSFSPLVKLDSLLVRSVATDNRALYIISTTERQIYELVAGTSSEKNTWKDSLEKTISSAGGSSPLINHGSMPLSSSPSLRSASPVSTGSNVYADNSMTEQSDSMEPHSSNDDIELSANTPTDQSGAFLCGDRKPVGVAEAALQDVETLRQLILRDLEEDGWSHDSDDTPTNETANERSSFTERQRPESLETVLNFSTNEWEADPEEVPPPEAEQPSIQVVRKAVVAGPSSSSSVPDDITADVTLPSDQSSKPRGEATTQGNTFYLVMPTEQGETTTDDLNDPPTPTASHFPQPLEEVISPQTQPEEETPTCGPESSQSEAMQPEQEEETGQSQAGHQSHVIKNVDEIFLTIEGLTSKLRQLKEIEKSHHKLLKTLREPFVNQESEDQQCHSATVSRTPSLDRGSGDGKEGSPAEPKIQSTGF